One genomic segment of Nocardioides cavernaquae includes these proteins:
- the xerD gene encoding site-specific tyrosine recombinase XerD — MTTSGAPNGIARAIRTYLDHLSVERGLANNTLMSYRRDLRRYAEYLDGQGINELAAIKEATVSGFLVRLREGDADHPPLGATSAARTVVAVRGFHKFAVLDGLAEIDPAAAVKPPSPAKRLPKALPLSEVEAILEASGAPGTILSLRDRALLEVLYGTGARISEAVGLDIDDIDLELGQVLLRGKGSKERLVPVGSFARDALSAYLVRGRPELVSSASPSAAKAPAGAVFLNSRGGRLSRQSAWAVLVKAAERAGITKDVSPHTLRHSFATHLLDGGADVRVVQELLGHASVTTTQVYTLVTVDNLREVFATAHPRAR; from the coding sequence GTGACCACCTCGGGTGCTCCGAACGGCATTGCTCGCGCCATCCGCACCTACCTCGACCACCTCTCGGTCGAGCGCGGCCTGGCCAACAACACGCTGATGTCCTATCGCCGCGACCTGCGCCGCTACGCGGAGTACCTCGACGGCCAGGGGATCAACGAGCTCGCTGCGATCAAGGAGGCGACCGTCAGCGGCTTCCTGGTGCGGCTGCGTGAGGGCGACGCGGACCACCCGCCGCTCGGTGCGACCAGTGCTGCACGGACCGTGGTGGCGGTCCGCGGGTTCCACAAGTTCGCGGTGCTCGATGGGCTGGCCGAGATCGATCCGGCTGCCGCTGTGAAGCCGCCGTCGCCTGCGAAACGGCTGCCCAAGGCACTCCCGCTCTCCGAGGTCGAGGCGATCCTCGAGGCGTCCGGCGCACCCGGCACGATCCTGTCGCTGCGGGACCGGGCGCTGCTCGAGGTGCTCTACGGCACCGGCGCGCGCATCTCCGAGGCGGTCGGTCTCGACATCGACGACATCGACCTCGAGCTCGGTCAGGTGCTCCTGCGCGGCAAGGGCTCCAAGGAGCGACTGGTCCCGGTCGGCTCCTTCGCCCGCGACGCGCTGTCGGCGTACCTGGTGAGGGGGCGGCCCGAGCTGGTGTCCAGCGCCTCGCCCAGCGCGGCCAAGGCGCCCGCTGGTGCCGTCTTCCTCAACTCCCGTGGCGGCCGGCTCTCCCGGCAGTCCGCCTGGGCTGTGCTCGTCAAGGCTGCCGAGCGCGCCGGCATCACCAAGGACGTCTCGCCGCACACCCTGCGCCACTCGTTCGCCACCCACCTCCTCGACGGCGGCGCCGATGTCCGCGTCGTGCAGGAGCTGCTCGGCCACGCCTCGGTGACGACGACTCAGGTCTACACGCTGGTCACCGTCGACAACCTGCGTGAGGTCTTCGCGACCGCGCACCCGCGGGCCCGTTGA
- a CDS encoding NUDIX domain-containing protein: MVSSVDVHRDGWVVALRADDLRRPEHPDEEPFRRLVMEHPGASIVLALDEQGRALCIQQYRHPAQMSFVELPAGICDVPGEDPLEVAKRELREEAEFEASSWTHLLSVWASPGITGERHHLYFARGLSPVSRGDFALEHEEAEMVTFWTPFDDLYAAVLDGRVTDAPIALAVLTARARGLA, translated from the coding sequence GTGGTGTCCTCTGTGGACGTCCACCGGGACGGCTGGGTCGTCGCGCTCCGGGCCGACGACCTCCGGCGCCCGGAGCATCCCGACGAGGAGCCGTTCCGGCGCCTGGTGATGGAGCACCCGGGTGCCTCGATCGTGCTGGCGCTCGACGAGCAGGGCCGTGCGCTCTGCATCCAGCAGTACCGCCACCCGGCGCAGATGTCGTTCGTCGAGCTGCCGGCCGGGATCTGCGACGTGCCGGGGGAGGACCCGCTCGAGGTCGCGAAGCGCGAGCTGCGTGAGGAGGCGGAGTTCGAGGCTTCCTCGTGGACGCACCTGTTGTCGGTCTGGGCCAGCCCGGGCATCACCGGCGAGCGTCACCACCTCTACTTCGCGCGCGGGCTCAGCCCGGTCTCCCGCGGTGACTTCGCGCTGGAGCACGAAGAGGCGGAGATGGTCACCTTCTGGACCCCCTTCGACGACCTGTACGCCGCGGTGCTGGACGGCCGCGTCACGGATGCGCCCATCGCGCTGGCCGTGCTCACCGCCCGGGCCCGAGGCCTGGCGTGA
- a CDS encoding CTP synthase: protein MATASQTKHIFVTGGVASSLGKGLTASSLGALLKARGLRVTMQKLDPYLNVDPGTMNPFQHGEVFVTDDGAETDLDVGHYERFLDTNLSGHANVTTGQVYSNVIAKERRGDYLGETVQVIPHITNEIVDRILAMHTPGVDVVITEIGGTVGDIESLPFLEAARQVRQRIGRDNVFFVHVSLVPYIGPSKELKTKPTQHSVAQLRQIGLQPDAVVCRADRELPQSIKSKIALMCDVDEAAVVTAADAPSIYDIPKVLHREGLDAYVVRKLDLPFRDVDWTVWDDLLRRVHHPKEEVTVALVGKYIDLPDAYLSVAEALRAGGFANSAKVNIEWIASDLCETPAGAAKHLGDVDAVLVPGGFGIRGLEGKLGALTYARTHGIPTLGICLGLQCMVIEYARTELGLDKAGSTEFDPETPEPLIATMEEQKDIVEGGGDLGGTMRLGLYPAALKKGSIAREVYGEDLIEERHRHRYEVNNAYRPQLEEAGLVFSGINPDLDLVEFVELPKDVHPYYIATQAHPELKSRPTRPHPLFAGLIAAAIERQRELRLGIDESVLKRADEDDEV, encoded by the coding sequence TTGGCCACTGCCTCGCAGACCAAGCACATCTTTGTCACCGGCGGCGTCGCCTCGTCCCTCGGCAAGGGACTCACGGCCTCGAGTCTCGGTGCCCTTCTCAAGGCACGCGGTCTGCGCGTGACGATGCAGAAGCTGGATCCGTACCTCAACGTCGATCCGGGCACCATGAACCCGTTCCAGCACGGCGAGGTCTTCGTGACCGACGACGGTGCGGAGACTGACCTCGACGTCGGTCACTACGAGCGGTTCCTCGACACGAACCTGTCGGGCCACGCGAACGTGACGACCGGCCAGGTCTACTCGAACGTGATCGCCAAGGAGCGCCGCGGCGACTACCTCGGCGAGACCGTGCAGGTGATCCCGCACATCACCAACGAGATCGTCGACCGGATCCTGGCGATGCACACGCCCGGCGTCGACGTCGTGATCACCGAGATCGGTGGCACGGTCGGCGACATCGAGTCGCTCCCGTTCCTCGAGGCCGCGCGCCAGGTGCGCCAGCGCATCGGCCGCGACAACGTCTTCTTCGTCCACGTCTCCCTGGTGCCCTACATCGGCCCGTCCAAGGAGCTCAAGACGAAGCCCACGCAGCACTCGGTCGCGCAGCTGCGCCAGATCGGCCTGCAGCCGGACGCCGTGGTCTGCCGCGCCGACCGTGAGCTCCCGCAGAGCATCAAGTCGAAGATCGCACTGATGTGCGACGTCGACGAAGCTGCGGTCGTGACGGCCGCCGACGCCCCGTCGATCTACGACATCCCGAAGGTCCTGCACCGCGAGGGCCTCGACGCCTACGTCGTGCGCAAGCTCGACCTGCCGTTCCGCGACGTCGACTGGACCGTCTGGGACGACCTGCTGCGCCGCGTGCACCACCCGAAGGAGGAGGTGACCGTTGCGCTGGTCGGCAAGTACATCGACCTGCCTGACGCCTACCTCTCCGTCGCGGAGGCGCTGCGTGCGGGTGGCTTCGCCAACTCGGCCAAGGTCAACATCGAGTGGATCGCCTCCGACCTGTGCGAGACCCCGGCTGGTGCCGCCAAGCACCTCGGTGACGTCGACGCGGTCCTCGTGCCCGGTGGCTTCGGCATCCGTGGTCTCGAGGGCAAGCTCGGTGCGCTCACCTACGCCCGCACCCACGGCATCCCGACCCTGGGCATCTGCCTCGGGTTGCAGTGCATGGTCATCGAGTACGCCCGCACCGAGCTCGGCCTCGACAAGGCGGGCTCCACCGAGTTCGACCCCGAGACCCCCGAGCCGCTGATCGCGACGATGGAGGAGCAGAAGGACATCGTCGAAGGCGGCGGTGACCTCGGCGGCACCATGCGCCTGGGCCTCTACCCGGCCGCGCTCAAGAAGGGCTCCATCGCTCGTGAGGTCTACGGCGAGGACCTGATCGAGGAGCGTCACCGCCACCGCTACGAGGTCAACAACGCCTACCGGCCACAGCTCGAGGAGGCGGGTCTTGTCTTCTCCGGCATCAACCCGGACCTCGACCTGGTCGAGTTCGTCGAGCTGCCCAAGGACGTGCACCCCTACTACATCGCCACCCAGGCGCACCCCGAGCTCAAGTCGCGTCCGACCCGGCCGCACCCGCTCTTCGCGGGGTTGATCGCTGCGGCCATCGAGCGTCAGCGCGAGCTCCGTCTGGGCATCGACGAGTCGGTGCTCAAGCGCGCCGACGAGGACGACGAGGTCTGA
- the recN gene encoding DNA repair protein RecN, with protein MLEEIRIQSLGIIESSTLELGPGLTVITGETGAGKTMVVTALGLLLGGRSDSGAVRRGAKAARVEGVVHAAGLTSFNAAVEEMGGIPEDNRVLIARNISAEGRSRAFVGGASVPASQLADLADSLVAVHGQSDQHRLLKPSAQRDALDRFGGAGIAALLETYQSLHADLLTTERELIDVVAHARERAREADLLRFGLEEVEAVDPQPGEDAALAVEESRLGFADTLRTAAEEAREALSSERDSPDALGAVSVARRALEGVREHDTEASTLADRLAEVSYLLADVAADVASYATGLETDPARLAHVSERRAALTHLTRKYGETIDEVLVWAQQASQRLLALDGTDDRIAELRQERATLRTELAVAAGELSAARTEAAGRLATEVTAELGLLAMPHARVTLAVTQGEAAAPSPDEIGAAVLQVGKRWIRFTSTGIDEVEFLLAANTGSDPRPLHKGASGGELSRVMLALEVSLAGTSPVPTFVFDEVDSGVGGKAAVEVGRRLAQLARTAQVLVVTHLPQVAAYADRHVVIAKSTDGVVTTSGLTVLDESDRARELSRMLAGMDESDTALAHAEELLAAARAQRQ; from the coding sequence ATGCTCGAAGAGATCCGCATCCAGTCCCTCGGCATCATCGAGTCCTCGACCCTCGAGCTCGGCCCCGGCCTGACCGTCATCACCGGTGAGACCGGTGCCGGCAAGACGATGGTCGTCACTGCCCTCGGCCTGTTGCTCGGCGGTCGCTCGGACTCCGGTGCGGTCCGCCGTGGCGCCAAGGCCGCCCGGGTCGAGGGCGTCGTTCACGCCGCCGGGCTCACCAGCTTCAACGCCGCAGTCGAGGAGATGGGCGGCATTCCCGAGGACAACCGCGTCCTCATCGCGCGCAACATCTCCGCCGAGGGGCGCTCCCGGGCCTTCGTCGGTGGGGCGTCCGTGCCCGCGTCGCAGCTCGCCGATCTGGCTGACTCACTCGTCGCCGTCCACGGCCAGTCCGACCAGCACCGGCTGCTCAAGCCGAGCGCCCAGCGTGACGCGCTCGACCGCTTCGGTGGCGCCGGGATCGCCGCCCTGCTCGAGACCTATCAGTCGCTCCACGCCGACCTCCTGACGACTGAGCGTGAGCTCATCGACGTCGTCGCCCATGCGCGTGAGCGCGCCCGCGAGGCCGATCTCCTCCGCTTCGGGCTCGAGGAGGTCGAGGCCGTCGACCCGCAGCCAGGGGAGGACGCCGCTCTCGCCGTCGAGGAGAGCCGCCTCGGCTTCGCCGACACGTTGCGCACTGCGGCCGAGGAGGCGCGCGAGGCCCTCTCCTCCGAGCGGGACAGCCCGGATGCCCTGGGGGCGGTCTCGGTCGCCCGTCGCGCGCTCGAGGGCGTGCGTGAGCACGACACCGAGGCATCCACCCTCGCTGACAGGCTGGCCGAGGTCAGCTACCTCCTGGCCGACGTCGCCGCCGACGTCGCCTCCTACGCGACCGGTCTGGAGACGGACCCGGCCCGGCTGGCGCACGTCTCCGAGCGCCGAGCCGCGCTGACCCATCTCACCCGCAAGTACGGCGAGACCATCGACGAGGTCCTGGTCTGGGCCCAGCAGGCGTCGCAGCGGCTCCTCGCCCTCGACGGCACCGACGACCGCATCGCGGAGCTGCGCCAGGAGCGGGCCACCCTGCGCACCGAGCTGGCCGTCGCGGCGGGCGAGCTGAGCGCTGCCCGCACCGAGGCGGCGGGGCGGCTGGCCACGGAGGTCACCGCCGAGCTGGGCCTGCTCGCCATGCCCCACGCGCGGGTCACGCTCGCCGTGACCCAGGGCGAGGCTGCAGCACCCTCGCCCGATGAGATCGGCGCTGCCGTCCTCCAGGTCGGCAAGCGCTGGATCCGCTTCACCAGCACGGGCATCGACGAGGTCGAGTTCCTGCTCGCTGCCAACACCGGCTCCGACCCCCGTCCGCTGCACAAGGGCGCCTCCGGTGGTGAGCTCTCGCGCGTGATGCTCGCCCTGGAGGTCTCGCTGGCCGGCACCAGCCCGGTGCCGACCTTCGTGTTCGACGAGGTCGACTCCGGCGTCGGCGGCAAGGCCGCTGTCGAGGTCGGACGCCGGCTCGCGCAGCTCGCCCGCACGGCCCAGGTCCTGGTCGTGACGCACCTGCCGCAGGTCGCGGCGTACGCCGATCGGCACGTCGTGATCGCCAAGTCGACCGACGGCGTGGTCACGACCTCCGGGCTGACCGTCCTGGACGAGTCCGACCGGGCGCGCGAGCTCTCGCGGATGCTCGCGGGCATGGACGAGTCCGACACGGCGCTCGCACACGCCGAGGAGCTGCTCGCTGCGGCCCGCGCGCAGCGCCAATGA
- a CDS encoding NAD kinase, which yields MTVTATRRVLLVAHTGREEAREIARSFAKSLTAHGIVVRLIASEAAEIGLDAALFDPAIETVADDGAAAVDCEVAVVIGGDGTILRAAEITHGSGTPLLGVNLGHLGFLAEADPDDVEATIEAIIARDYTTEERLTVDVTVYRGTELVARTFALNEASVEKAARERMLEMVVEIDGRPLSRWGADGVVCATPTGSTAYNFSAGGPIVWPVVEALLIVPLSAHALFGRPMVVAPSSVIAIEVMATNEGAGVLWCDGRRTVDLPPGARIEVRRGAPVPLVRLHDSPFTDRLVAKFDLSVEGWRGAGERRLRNGGKTPDSAADTDGSDA from the coding sequence GTGACCGTTACCGCGACCCGACGCGTCCTGCTCGTGGCCCACACCGGCCGGGAGGAGGCGCGCGAGATCGCGCGGTCGTTTGCCAAGTCGTTGACCGCTCACGGCATCGTGGTCCGCCTCATTGCGAGCGAGGCCGCTGAGATCGGGCTCGACGCGGCGCTCTTCGACCCCGCGATCGAGACGGTGGCCGACGACGGCGCCGCCGCAGTCGACTGCGAGGTGGCCGTCGTCATCGGAGGCGACGGCACGATCCTGCGCGCCGCGGAGATCACCCACGGCTCCGGCACGCCGCTGCTCGGGGTCAACCTCGGTCACCTGGGCTTCCTCGCGGAGGCCGACCCCGATGACGTCGAGGCCACGATCGAGGCGATCATCGCCCGCGACTACACCACCGAGGAGCGGCTGACCGTCGACGTGACGGTCTATCGCGGCACCGAGCTGGTGGCCCGCACCTTCGCCCTCAACGAGGCCTCGGTCGAGAAGGCTGCCCGCGAGCGGATGCTCGAGATGGTGGTCGAGATCGACGGTCGCCCGTTGTCCCGGTGGGGTGCCGACGGAGTCGTCTGCGCGACGCCGACCGGCTCCACGGCCTACAACTTCAGCGCCGGCGGCCCGATCGTGTGGCCGGTCGTCGAGGCACTGCTGATCGTGCCGCTGAGCGCCCACGCCCTCTTCGGGCGCCCGATGGTGGTGGCGCCGAGCTCGGTCATCGCGATCGAGGTCATGGCCACCAACGAGGGCGCCGGCGTCCTGTGGTGCGACGGACGCCGCACGGTCGACCTGCCGCCCGGCGCCCGCATCGAGGTGCGCCGCGGGGCTCCTGTCCCGCTGGTCCGACTCCACGACTCCCCGTTCACCGACCGGCTGGTCGCCAAGTTCGACCTGTCGGTCGAGGGCTGGCGTGGTGCCGGTGAGCGCAGGTTGCGCAACGGCGGAAAGACCCCCGACAGCGCTGCCGACACCGACGGGAGCGACGCCTGA
- a CDS encoding TlyA family RNA methyltransferase, which yields MPPRRLRLDAELVRRGLARSREHASELVAAGRVKVSGAVATKPATGVTTDLAILVTDDPTDPGYVSRGGHKLAGALAAFAPLGLTVAGRRCLDAGASTGGFTDVLLRNDAAEVVAVDVGYGQLAWKLQQDERVHIHDRVNIRDLTLDLIGGPVDLVVGDLSFIGLALVLDPLISVTAPDGDLALMVKPQFEVGKERLGKGGVVRDLSLRTEAVVAVADNAARKGWGARAVATSPLPGPSGNVEFFLWLRAGAPTIGAEEIAAEVHASPTPSVPGEKVDP from the coding sequence ATGCCGCCTCGTCGCCTCCGGCTCGACGCGGAGCTGGTCCGCCGCGGCCTGGCCCGATCGCGCGAGCACGCCAGCGAACTTGTCGCGGCGGGCCGGGTGAAGGTCTCCGGTGCCGTGGCCACCAAGCCCGCGACCGGGGTGACGACCGATCTCGCGATCCTGGTCACCGATGACCCGACCGACCCGGGCTACGTCAGCCGCGGTGGCCACAAGCTCGCCGGAGCACTCGCTGCCTTCGCCCCGCTCGGCCTGACCGTTGCCGGGCGCCGCTGCCTCGATGCTGGTGCCTCGACTGGCGGCTTCACCGACGTGCTGCTGCGCAACGACGCGGCTGAGGTCGTCGCTGTCGATGTGGGTTACGGCCAGCTGGCGTGGAAGCTCCAGCAGGATGAGCGGGTCCACATCCACGACCGCGTGAACATCCGTGACCTGACCCTCGACCTGATCGGCGGTCCGGTCGACCTCGTGGTCGGCGACCTGTCCTTCATCGGGCTTGCGCTCGTGCTCGACCCGCTGATCTCGGTCACGGCGCCCGACGGCGACCTCGCGCTGATGGTCAAGCCCCAGTTCGAGGTCGGCAAGGAACGGCTGGGCAAGGGCGGTGTCGTTCGCGACCTGTCCCTGCGGACGGAGGCGGTGGTCGCGGTGGCCGACAACGCCGCCCGCAAGGGCTGGGGAGCGCGTGCGGTGGCCACGAGTCCGCTGCCCGGGCCCTCGGGCAACGTCGAGTTCTTCCTGTGGCTCCGTGCAGGCGCTCCCACGATCGGCGCGGAGGAGATCGCCGCCGAGGTGCACGCGTCCCCGACTCCGTCGGTCCCGGGTGAGAAGGTTGACCCGTGA
- a CDS encoding HAD-IIA family hydrolase yields the protein MLRTSAEPLTTAYDLAMFDLDGVVYVGEHAVAGAPAAIGSARRTGMHIAFVTNSAARPPEVVAAHLTALGVDAAPADVVTSAQAAAHLIRERFGRGARIFLVGGPGLDEALRAEGLAPVTETAADPVAVATGYGPDLPWRQIMQGAVLINGGLPWVASNSDLTIPTSFGIGPGHGVLVRMLTDFTGVVPTVAGKPERALLDETVRRVGGQRPLMIGDRLDTDIEGAHNAGLDSLLVLTGVTGLPELVSADPQHRPTYLAPDLAGLLAAHQAPKMTAGGGHTLGGWHGFVVESGLRVEGEGSPADWWRVVATTAWDHRDRTGVVPSVTHVVPPSGSGHLGR from the coding sequence GTGCTGCGCACCAGTGCCGAGCCGCTGACCACGGCGTACGACCTGGCGATGTTCGATCTGGACGGGGTTGTCTACGTCGGGGAGCACGCCGTCGCTGGTGCGCCCGCGGCAATCGGGTCCGCGCGTCGGACCGGCATGCACATCGCGTTCGTGACCAACAGCGCCGCGCGCCCGCCGGAGGTCGTGGCCGCGCACCTGACGGCGCTGGGAGTTGATGCGGCCCCCGCGGACGTCGTCACCTCGGCCCAGGCCGCCGCCCACCTGATCCGTGAGCGGTTCGGCCGCGGGGCACGGATCTTCCTCGTCGGGGGTCCGGGCCTCGACGAGGCGCTGCGGGCCGAGGGACTCGCTCCGGTCACGGAGACCGCTGCGGATCCGGTCGCCGTGGCCACTGGTTACGGCCCGGATCTGCCGTGGCGGCAGATCATGCAGGGCGCCGTGCTCATCAACGGTGGGCTGCCGTGGGTGGCCAGCAACAGTGACCTCACCATCCCGACGAGTTTCGGCATCGGACCCGGACACGGCGTCCTCGTGCGCATGCTCACCGACTTCACCGGCGTCGTCCCGACGGTCGCAGGCAAGCCGGAGCGGGCACTGCTCGACGAGACCGTACGACGCGTCGGCGGCCAGCGTCCGCTGATGATCGGAGACCGTCTCGACACCGACATCGAGGGTGCGCACAACGCTGGGCTGGACTCACTGCTCGTCCTCACCGGGGTGACCGGCCTCCCCGAGCTCGTGAGTGCGGACCCGCAGCACCGCCCGACGTACCTCGCGCCTGACCTGGCGGGCCTGCTGGCCGCGCACCAGGCCCCGAAGATGACCGCTGGTGGGGGACACACGCTCGGCGGCTGGCACGGTTTCGTCGTGGAGTCGGGCCTGCGGGTCGAGGGGGAGGGTTCGCCTGCGGACTGGTGGCGTGTCGTCGCCACGACGGCGTGGGATCACCGCGACCGGACCGGCGTCGTGCCATCTGTCACCCACGTCGTGCCGCCGTCGGGATCCGGTCACCTCGGGCGGTAG
- a CDS encoding DUF1015 family protein — protein sequence METQPAPGPQLLLRPFRALRLRESFVGAPVANRIFARPYRSAARRLADWQRQRHLRIEGPPALYVHEYTSSGVSVRGIVGKLDLTTAEGAVLPHEAVRVEQVAELAERMRTIEVNPAPILLMHRGTPALRTAVDLLTERRPDIAYTDRAGQHHRMWRIAEDDDIALLATLVAPTRAVIADGHHRYAAALELAAQAPGTKWEQTLVMLVDQSDTPLQLGAIHRSVPDLTLDAIAAAAIARGDDFRRHPNRREALAVLERALVLHDGTSWASLHPVGQLPVFALHQQLLPAWGVDDQQVVHHHSAGQALARADQGVAILLPAPTFEQVAAAAEAGQPFPQKATSFQPKPHLGAIMRDLRP from the coding sequence ATGGAGACGCAACCGGCCCCGGGTCCGCAGCTGTTGCTGCGGCCTTTCCGTGCGCTCCGGCTTCGTGAGAGCTTCGTCGGCGCCCCGGTCGCGAACCGGATCTTCGCTCGACCTTATCGGTCGGCTGCACGCCGGCTGGCGGACTGGCAGCGCCAGCGTCACCTCAGGATCGAGGGCCCACCCGCGCTCTACGTGCACGAGTACACCTCGTCGGGAGTCTCGGTACGCGGCATTGTCGGGAAGCTCGACCTGACCACCGCCGAGGGAGCAGTGCTCCCCCACGAGGCAGTCCGTGTCGAGCAGGTCGCCGAGCTCGCCGAACGCATGCGCACCATCGAGGTCAACCCGGCGCCGATCCTGCTGATGCACCGCGGGACGCCTGCGCTCCGGACCGCCGTGGATCTGCTCACCGAGCGCCGCCCCGACATCGCCTACACCGACCGGGCCGGGCAGCACCACCGCATGTGGCGCATCGCCGAGGACGACGACATCGCCCTCCTCGCCACCCTCGTGGCTCCCACCCGGGCGGTCATCGCCGACGGGCACCACCGCTATGCAGCGGCGCTCGAGCTTGCTGCACAGGCGCCCGGCACCAAGTGGGAGCAGACGCTGGTCATGCTCGTCGACCAGTCGGACACGCCGCTCCAGCTCGGCGCCATCCACCGCAGTGTGCCTGATCTGACCCTCGATGCGATCGCGGCGGCCGCCATCGCGCGTGGCGACGATTTCCGCCGGCACCCGAACCGTCGCGAGGCACTCGCCGTCCTGGAACGCGCCCTCGTCCTCCACGACGGCACCTCATGGGCATCGCTCCACCCCGTCGGGCAGCTGCCTGTCTTCGCCCTCCACCAGCAGCTCCTCCCGGCGTGGGGAGTCGACGACCAGCAGGTCGTGCACCACCACAGCGCCGGCCAGGCACTTGCACGCGCTGACCAGGGTGTCGCGATCCTGCTGCCCGCACCGACCTTCGAGCAGGTCGCCGCGGCGGCGGAGGCCGGTCAACCCTTTCCCCAGAAGGCAACGTCGTTCCAGCCGAAGCCGCACCTCGGTGCCATCATGCGTGACCTCCGCCCCTGA
- a CDS encoding single-stranded DNA-binding protein translates to MTNEVKLAGTISRGPEERVMPSGDALVSFRLLVAREVERSGRRPGSDWVDCAVWSGRLRRSVARWQVGDEVEVSGALRRRVYRSGGGPVALVEIEVASARRLRGGGHA, encoded by the coding sequence ATGACGAATGAAGTGAAGCTGGCAGGGACGATTTCGCGCGGGCCCGAGGAGCGGGTCATGCCCAGCGGAGATGCGCTGGTCTCGTTCCGGTTGCTGGTGGCAAGGGAGGTCGAGCGCAGCGGAAGGCGTCCTGGATCGGACTGGGTGGACTGCGCGGTGTGGAGCGGGCGTCTGCGTCGCTCGGTGGCCCGCTGGCAGGTCGGTGACGAGGTCGAGGTGAGCGGCGCACTGCGGCGTCGGGTCTATCGGTCCGGCGGCGGACCCGTGGCGCTGGTGGAGATCGAGGTCGCCTCGGCCCGTCGGCTCAGGGGCGGAGGTCACGCATGA
- a CDS encoding tetratricopeptide repeat protein: protein MAEQSRPRRSESPRGGRPEGRSGGPAARGGKPESRVGKPDSRGGKPDPRGATPEGRGGKPGERGGKSEFRTGGKFESRDSKPGSRDGKPAGRGGKPDSRGGKPGGDRPGRKDDWKRPREDSMPRSEQQARYDGPEIPEEITGKELDRSVIAQLRTLPEKLGLRVARHLAAAGMIIDEDPKTAYEHTLAARARAARLAVVREACGEAAYAAGEYAEALSELRAAKRMNGATSYLPIMADCERALGRPERALTLAKSPSVANFEPEAKAEMTIVEAGARRDMGEIDAALRTLEFAPLTSRSRASWVVRLRYAYADTLEAAGRLEEALTWFHRTEGVDGDEITDAGARAAALEKKIG, encoded by the coding sequence ATGGCAGAGCAGAGCCGTCCCCGCCGTTCCGAGAGCCCGCGTGGGGGCCGTCCCGAGGGACGCTCCGGTGGCCCTGCTGCTCGTGGCGGCAAGCCTGAATCCCGCGTTGGCAAGCCTGATTCCCGTGGCGGGAAGCCCGACCCGCGTGGCGCTACGCCCGAGGGCCGTGGCGGCAAGCCGGGCGAGCGCGGAGGCAAGTCCGAGTTCCGCACCGGCGGCAAGTTCGAGTCTCGCGACAGCAAGCCTGGTTCGCGCGACGGAAAGCCTGCGGGTCGTGGCGGCAAGCCCGACTCTCGCGGTGGCAAGCCCGGCGGCGACCGTCCGGGCCGCAAGGATGACTGGAAGCGTCCGCGCGAGGACTCGATGCCGCGCAGCGAGCAGCAGGCGCGCTACGACGGTCCGGAGATCCCCGAGGAGATCACCGGCAAGGAGCTCGACCGCTCCGTCATCGCGCAGCTGCGTACCTTGCCCGAGAAGCTCGGCCTGCGCGTCGCCCGTCACCTGGCCGCGGCCGGCATGATCATCGACGAAGACCCCAAGACCGCCTATGAGCACACCCTGGCCGCGCGTGCGCGCGCTGCCCGCCTCGCTGTGGTTCGCGAGGCCTGCGGCGAAGCCGCCTACGCAGCAGGGGAGTACGCCGAGGCGCTGTCGGAGCTGCGCGCTGCGAAGCGCATGAACGGCGCCACGTCGTACCTGCCGATCATGGCGGACTGCGAGCGTGCGCTGGGCCGCCCCGAGCGTGCGCTGACGCTGGCGAAGAGCCCGTCGGTGGCCAACTTCGAGCCCGAGGCCAAGGCCGAGATGACGATCGTCGAAGCGGGAGCCCGCCGCGACATGGGCGAGATCGACGCTGCGCTTCGCACCCTCGAGTTCGCGCCGCTGACGTCCCGCTCGCGCGCCTCATGGGTCGTTCGCCTGCGCTATGCCTATGCCGACACCCTCGAGGCCGCTGGTCGGCTCGAGGAGGCACTCACGTGGTTCCACCGGACCGAGGGCGTCGATGGCGACGAGATCACCGACGCCGGCGCGCGCGCAGCCGCGCTGGAGAAGAAGATCGGCTGA